The genomic region TCTGCGGTACGAGAGGAGACTTAAGCAGGGTGAGGAGTCGGGGGAATGGCATTATCAGGAGCGTCTTTCGCCGCAGCCTAGCGAGAGCAGGTCGCAGTTTTTAGGGCTTTTGGCCGAAGATCAAAGAGAGTTCGTTACCGCGGGGGAATTCGGGTTTTTCATCAAGAAAGTTCCCATCCATTATTTTGGCAATACGGAAGAGTTTAAGAGGGTTATAAGCCCCGAGACGGCATATATAATGACGGACATGATGGAAGCGGTTGTATCGGAGGGGACGGGACTGCTCGCCAACTCACTTAATTCCAAGGCAAGAGTCGCAGGCAAGACAGGGACCACAAATGATTATACGGATGCGTGGTTCATAGGATACAGTCCCATGGTTGTCGCGGGGGTGTGGGTTGGAAAGGACGATAACACCTCGCTTGGAGACAAGGAAGCAGGATCCCTGTCCGCGGTTCCAGTCTGGAAAGAGTACATGAGCAGGGTGCTTGACAAATACAATGAGCGCAAGGAATTCGAGATTCCATCCGGCATAAAAATCAGGAACACTCCCCTGGGAGAAATTTCATTCAAGGTCAAGCCAGCCATGTCCAAAGACGAGGTGCTCAGGGGATTGAAGATGATGGTAGTGGAATCTGCGGAAAAGAAAGCGGAGAGCTCAGAAGAATACGACTACAACAGGATAAGGTCTCTTTTCAGGCGGGATAAGGAAGAAGATAATGAATAAGCAGGTAACAGAGAAACGACTGGGTAGAATTCATCTTCTTGAGCTTCGATTCCCTCCAAGCTCCAGGAAGTTTAGAGGGTCATTTATTGAACATTATTGTTCTGTTTTTGTATATCAGAATTTCTCTGTTGATGTGAGACCAGATTGCTTTTGAAAGAACCTGTTTCTCCAGATCCTCTCCCTTTCTCACTAGGTCGTCTATGGAATCGTTGTAGTTTACCCGTATTACATCCTGCTCTATTATGGGTCCGGAATCCAAATCCTCGGTTACGTAATGACTCGTTGCCCCAACGATCTTGACACCTCTTTTGTAGGCGTTGTGATAGGGACGTGCTCCTGGAAAGGCGGGAAGGAAGGAATGGTGAATGTTGATTATCCTGTTTCTGTAGTGTGAGACAAAATCCTCGCTAAGTATCTGCATGTACCTGGCAAGCACTATGAAATCCACTTTATAGTCCTTGAGAAGCTCAAGCTGACTGGCTTCCACTCCCTCTTTGTTATTTTCCACATCGTTGAACACATAAAAATCCATGCCGTAGCGGTCGGCAACAGGCTTGAGGTTAAGATGATTGCTTATAATGAGGGGAACTTCCACATTCCACTCCCTGACCCTTAGCCTGTATATGATATCGGAGAGACAATGTGGGAGTTTTGAGACGAAAACTGCCATGCGCAGCCTTTTCCCGGTGAAGAATATGTCGAATTTTATATCGAATTCAGAAGCTACTTCCTCTTGGAAACGTTCGGAGAATTCCTCTTTGGGAATGGAAAATTTCTCCATTTCCCACTTTACACGAACAAAGGTGACCATGTCATCCATGTCCATGCAGTGCTGCATTTCATGTATGTTACCGCCATACCTGGATATGAAGTCGATTATTGCGCGGAGAAGACCCGGACGGTCAAGAGAATGCGTAAGCAGTATTGCTTGTTCAGATTTTTCTGGCATGATCAGTACCAACGCTCCTTTCAGTTAAGCTGTTATTCTACATGAAACAAACCCAAAAATCCTACAGGTTGTTCTTAGCCCTTTAAGTAGGCTTTGTCGGTTTTTAAAGGGATCCGTATTTTCTCATAAAGCATGAACAAGTGCTCTATACGCTCGCGCTCGGAAGCGAAACCGGAGCGGCGGTAGAGCCGGTCCACAGCAAGATCAAGGGCTTGGTGTGCGCGGCGGAGGTTGGGCGGCATCAAGTCGGGATCATATAGATCAGCAAGTGTTGTGTCTGGGTAGGTAGCACGGGCATCGAGTATGGCTTGAGCGAGTGATTCCAATTTCCCCCAGCTTGTCTTCTTGTCCATAAATCCGGGTGGTACAGAAAATGTATTATAAACAAGACCGATAGAATAGCGATAATCGCTTTTCAATCGTCCGCCGACATGTCGCAGCCAAGCCATATGCATGGCCGAAGTAAGAAGCGCAAAATCGACGAGAGAGGCGTTTTCCAGAACGCGAACGAGGTTGCTTGGAACGACTGGCGGTTCAAGCCAGCCAATTGGAATGTATTCCCGTCTTTCTGAACTGACTTCGGGAATGACCAAGAATGGGGCTTCAGGAAGTACGTTTACATGGTAGAGTGTGGGAGTTTTCCCTAATTTTTGAGTCGGACTGCTTTTGCTGGCTTTGCGATAATCACGAACAGCGGCAATTCGTTTCTTTACCTTTGGCATCCTTGCTAACAAAGACGGTGATGCGTCATGCAAAGCGAGAATCCAGCGCTTGCCGCCCCGCAAAAATTCCCGGGCACCTATAAAAGGGCGTAGTAAAGATAAGGCTTCCGGTTCTTCTTCAAGGAATTGTTCTCGTTCCTCGGTCGTAAAAATGTAATGGCCGCCGTCTATCGGCTTTGACCCGATGATCAGTTTTGACAGCCCGTTGATCGGTCGGCTTTCTTCTCTCACTACGAGATTGGTATCGTCTAATTCGCCGCAATCAAAAAGATAGGGTGACAGTGCTTTGTGTCGAGTTTCCTCCGGTTCACCACTAATGTCGGGATAGCTGAACAGGTATTTTTCCGATTTTGCCATTCCTCGTCTGTCCAGCCCAATAATTACCACATGGACATGTGCTTTGCCACGAGCGTCAGAACCCCAGGCGAAAGTGCGGTGAGCAAAACTGATTTCGAGCTTAAAGCGGCCAAACAGTAGCGGCCATAGCTGTCCCACCTGCTCGCCCTGAGTAATAGAGTTCGTTGCCACGAACCCTATTCGCGCTGGAGTCTCCTGAACATATTCTCCAGCCCTGATGAACCAGGCGGCAACATAATCTAGGCTGCCGCCGCTTTTACCCAGATTTGCTATTTTGCGGATTTGTGCACGCTGATCAGTTGTCTGAAATTTCGAGCCCACAAACGGTGGATTGCCGAACACATAGTCGCAACGTTCCGGCGGTAAAATCTCAACCCAGTCAACTTCCAAAGCATCTCCATATCGGATGTTGGGTGATGTCTTAAGCGGAATACGTGTGTAAGTCTCCCCGAATTCCAAACTCAATTGGTTATTCATAATATGATCCATCATCCAAAGAGCGGTTTCAGCGATCCTTGCTGGGAATTCACCGAGTTCAATGCCGTAGAACTGGCTCACGTTCACCAGGGAGAGTCTTTGCATGTAGAACTCTCCCTGTCGTATTGATCTGATTTCCTTTGTGTGGATTTCCCGTGTGCGCAGTTCACGGATTACTTCTATTTCAAGCAGACGGATTTCTCTGTAAGCGATTATCAGGAAGTTCCCGCAACCACAGGCTGGGTCGAAGAACGTAAGACTGCCGAGTTTTTTCTGAAACTCCTCAAGCCGCTTTCTGCGCTCTCTTCTTTTTCTCTTGATCTCTTCAAACTCCTTGCGTAAATCATCAATAAACAGTGGTTCAATTACCTTGAGGATGTTTTTCTCGGTTGTATAATGGGCACCTTGAATGCGACGTTCTTCTGGTTCCATGACAGACTGGAAGAGTGCCCCGAAAATCGCCGGAGATATGTTCGACCAGTCGAAGTAACAGGATTCAAGGAGGCGCTCGTGCATTGTTTTGTTAAAAGAGGGAATACTCAGAGGTTCGCAGAAAAGGTCGCCGTTTACGTAAGGAAAGTTGGCAAGGTCTTCGTCAAGAGCCAAGGAGCGCTTGTCAACCGGTGTATCCAGAACCTGGAAAAGCTGGGTGATCTTAGCTCCGAGATAGGAACCGTCTTCCCTTGTATGCGTCTCGATGAAATCAAGGAAGATATCGCGCGGTTCGAAAATGCCCGTGTCATCAGCAAAAAGGCAGAAAACGATCCGTACCAGGAAGCGTTCCAGATCGTGACCGCGGTAGCCTGCCTCGTCAAGAGCGTCGTGCAATCGTCCGACAAGTTCTGCCGCCTTTATGTTTGCCGGATCCTGATCGCGGAAGGTTTTCCGCTCCACGCCGGTTATGAATCCGAATTTCTCGACATGCGCAGACAGGTCATTCAGCGTAAAGGCAATCTTTTCTCTTTCATCAAGGTCATGGAGCTCGAAATTCTGGAAGTCGCTGACCAGAATATAACGTGGACGTTCTCCCTCGGGCAGAGCATCAAAATAATCCTCAGCCTGCTCATAGGCGTCGGCTAGATTATTGCCAGAACTTTTTTGTTCAACCAGCAGCTTCCCCGGCCAGAACAGGTCTATGAAACCTGACTTGTTATCTAATTTTTTTACACGTTTTTCGTAGTGGGCGACGGAACGGCGTTTAACTCCGAATATTTCAAAAAAATCGTTATAGAAACTTTGCGTTTCTCCTTTTTCGTAAGCAGCGTCCGCCCATTGGCGAGAAAACTCGGCTGCGCGACTTCGGATTTCATTCCAAGATAAGCGCATGGTGGTTTATATTTTCAATCGAAATGCTTCCATAATCGGGTGGTTATATTTATGAAAATGAGATCAAAATAGTCCTTTGAGGAGTCCTCCGTCTACTTGGATAGTTGTTCCGGTCATGTAGCTTGCTTTTTCTGAAGCAAGAAAGCAGGCTAGGGCGGCCAGTTCTTCTGGAGATCCTATTCTCCTTAGGGGAATGTCTTTTTCCATTTCTTCTATGGCTTCTTCGTATTCAATGCCCGACTGCGCGGCCCGTTTTTCCGCAAGTGCCTTTATCCTGTCCGTGTAGATCCTTCCGGGACAGATGTTGTTCACCAGTATATTGTCTTTTGCCAGTTCGTTTGAAAGAGTCTTTGAGAAGCCTATGAGCCCGGCACGGGAAGTGTTTGAGAGTATCAGCCCGTCTATCGGCTGCTTAACAGCTATTGAGGTTATGTTGACTATTCTTCCCCAGCTTCTCTTCTTCATCAGAGGAACTACTTTCTTCGCCAGGTAAATGCCGCTTAGAAGGTTAAGTTCCAAGGCGTTTTGCCAGTCAGGTGATTCAAAATCTTCGAAAAAGCCGAAAGGGGGCCCTCCGGCGTTGTTTATCAGAATGTCAATTCCGCCAAGTGTTTTTACCGTTTCTTCTATTACACGGTCAATCTGTTCTGTATTTGTTACATCGGCCGCAGAGGCAAGAACATCAAGCGGAAAGCGGGTTCTTATTTCGGAAGCCGTGCGCTCTATTTCTTCTTCTGAACGCGAGAATATGGAGAGATTTACACCTTCATCTGCAAGAGCAAAAGCTATTGCTTTTCCAATTCCCTTGCTGGACGCCGCCACCAAGGCGACTTTTCCCTTTATGCCGAGGTCCATAAGCTATTTTTTCTTCTGCTTTGACTTCGCTTTTTTCGTATCGGACTTTATAGAGTCATATGTCTGACTGGAACCTGAAACAGCAGCTTGTTCCGTTGGAAGAACGGGACTCTGGGAAGAAGCGGCAGGGGCATCTTCTCCGATATCGTGATCTTTTAGCTGCTTGGGCTCAGATATTTTTTTCTTCCCGTAGTCGGTTTCATACCAACCCGAGCCTTTCAGATGAAAAGCGGAAACAGAGATGAGTCTCTTAAGTCTTCCTCCGCATTTTTCGCACTTTCTTACAGGTTTGTCATTAAAGCCCTGCAGTATCTCGAAGACGCCTTCACACTTTCTGCATTGATATTCGTAAATAGGCATGGCTTATAAAATTCCCCATGTTTCCAGAAAATCATCCGGATATATGAAAAAAAATCAAGAACAGCGGTTAAATAGGGGACTTCTCGCTGATCCCCCCGGATTTGTCCATGGATTTATATAAGTTTACATAATATACATTATCGGACGTTGGGTATTTTCGCTGGGAAACTTGAAGAGGAGTGTCATTTGGGATATATTTATAAGTAATTAGAGGTAATTAAAGATAAAAGCTTATAAGTTTTTTTTAGACAATTATAACTATTGCTCTTCCTGGACCATGAACTCCCAGTGTAAGGTTAAGTTCTATATCAGCCGTTCTACTCGGTCCAGTTATAAAAGAAATACACGTACACAATTCATCATAATTTTTTTCATAAGATTCCCCGAGCTTTGCAAACAGAGCATGAATATTCAAAACTATATTCTCTTTTTCAAGTATCGCGATATGCACGGGAGGTAGAAGCGAAGTAAGCCTAGGCTGCTTTGGACCGGACAGCAGAACTAAGGTTCCTGTGTCAGCAATGGCGAAATCAGCTCCAGTTATTCCTATATCTGCGGTTGCAAGATCAGTTTCCGAGGCAATTTCAAGTGATTTCAAGGGTTTTGTATCCCAAAAGGAAACCGACTGGGCACCAAGCTCCTGGATAAGTTCATTTATTTTCTCAATCAGGCTTCCTTTCTCTTCGAGAAGATGAACTTCCCCGGATACCATCTCAAAGTTTACTATAAAATCGTTTTGTAACTTGCTTTGATCAATAGATAATTGAGGGTTTAGAAAACCATTCTTTGTAGTTTCCCTTTCCCCTTTCTCCATTGTTCCCGCGGGATGTAGTAAGTTTTGTAGTATAAGTGCTTTGGATTCTTTAAAAATCATCTTAGTCCTATTCCATTTTCCCCATGGTATTTCTCTTTCCATCTTTGTCTAAAGGGTTTTTTCGAGAAGGCAGGAAAGTTTTTTTCTCTAGTCCACTTTGAAAAAGGATATGGAAGTCCCTGTAATTCATTGCCTTTTTGGTAGAAATATTGAAGAAAAACCATCACTCTTCCTGTAAGATTATAGTAAAACGGCTTGCTGAAAACAAAACTCCAGACCCGAAAAGCAATTTTCTCCATGAATCCTGCCGGATCCGGCTTCTTCCTGCCTTGTTCCACTACTTTCTGCCTCAAAGAGAGAAGAACATGGGGAAAATCGATTTTTACCGGACACACGTCCCTGCAGGCTCCACAAAGGGATGACGCAAACGGCAGGTCTGCCGTTTTTTCCAAGTCGTTTAACTGGGGAGTTATTACCGCGCCTATCGGTCCCGAGTAAACCCATCCGTAACTGTGCCCTCCTACCTGTCTGTAAACCGGACATATGTTAATGCAGGCTCCGCATCTTATGCAGTAGAGCGATTCCTTTGTCTCCTCTGATCTTGCTATGTCGCTTCTTCCGTTATCAAGAAAAACAAGGTGAAACTGCCGGGGACCATCACTCTCCCCTTCCCTTCTGGGGCCCGTTATGAGAGA from Candidatus Dadabacteria bacterium harbors:
- a CDS encoding zinc ribbon domain-containing protein — protein: MPIYEYQCRKCEGVFEILQGFNDKPVRKCEKCGGRLKRLISVSAFHLKGSGWYETDYGKKKISEPKQLKDHDIGEDAPAASSQSPVLPTEQAAVSGSSQTYDSIKSDTKKAKSKQKKK
- a CDS encoding lactate utilization protein, which gives rise to MEREIPWGKWNRTKMIFKESKALILQNLLHPAGTMEKGERETTKNGFLNPQLSIDQSKLQNDFIVNFEMVSGEVHLLEEKGSLIEKINELIQELGAQSVSFWDTKPLKSLEIASETDLATADIGITGADFAIADTGTLVLLSGPKQPRLTSLLPPVHIAILEKENIVLNIHALFAKLGESYEKNYDELCTCISFITGPSRTADIELNLTLGVHGPGRAIVIIV
- the purU gene encoding formyltetrahydrofolate deformylase; this encodes MPEKSEQAILLTHSLDRPGLLRAIIDFISRYGGNIHEMQHCMDMDDMVTFVRVKWEMEKFSIPKEEFSERFQEEVASEFDIKFDIFFTGKRLRMAVFVSKLPHCLSDIIYRLRVREWNVEVPLIISNHLNLKPVADRYGMDFYVFNDVENNKEGVEASQLELLKDYKVDFIVLARYMQILSEDFVSHYRNRIINIHHSFLPAFPGARPYHNAYKRGVKIVGATSHYVTEDLDSGPIIEQDVIRVNYNDSIDDLVRKGEDLEKQVLSKAIWSHINREILIYKNRTIMFNK
- a CDS encoding class I SAM-dependent DNA methyltransferase → MRLSWNEIRSRAAEFSRQWADAAYEKGETQSFYNDFFEIFGVKRRSVAHYEKRVKKLDNKSGFIDLFWPGKLLVEQKSSGNNLADAYEQAEDYFDALPEGERPRYILVSDFQNFELHDLDEREKIAFTLNDLSAHVEKFGFITGVERKTFRDQDPANIKAAELVGRLHDALDEAGYRGHDLERFLVRIVFCLFADDTGIFEPRDIFLDFIETHTREDGSYLGAKITQLFQVLDTPVDKRSLALDEDLANFPYVNGDLFCEPLSIPSFNKTMHERLLESCYFDWSNISPAIFGALFQSVMEPEERRIQGAHYTTEKNILKVIEPLFIDDLRKEFEEIKRKRRERRKRLEEFQKKLGSLTFFDPACGCGNFLIIAYREIRLLEIEVIRELRTREIHTKEIRSIRQGEFYMQRLSLVNVSQFYGIELGEFPARIAETALWMMDHIMNNQLSLEFGETYTRIPLKTSPNIRYGDALEVDWVEILPPERCDYVFGNPPFVGSKFQTTDQRAQIRKIANLGKSGGSLDYVAAWFIRAGEYVQETPARIGFVATNSITQGEQVGQLWPLLFGRFKLEISFAHRTFAWGSDARGKAHVHVVIIGLDRRGMAKSEKYLFSYPDISGEPEETRHKALSPYLFDCGELDDTNLVVREESRPINGLSKLIIGSKPIDGGHYIFTTEEREQFLEEEPEALSLLRPFIGAREFLRGGKRWILALHDASPSLLARMPKVKKRIAAVRDYRKASKSSPTQKLGKTPTLYHVNVLPEAPFLVIPEVSSERREYIPIGWLEPPVVPSNLVRVLENASLVDFALLTSAMHMAWLRHVGGRLKSDYRYSIGLVYNTFSVPPGFMDKKTSWGKLESLAQAILDARATYPDTTLADLYDPDLMPPNLRRAHQALDLAVDRLYRRSGFASERERIEHLFMLYEKIRIPLKTDKAYLKG
- a CDS encoding SDR family oxidoreductase → MDLGIKGKVALVAASSKGIGKAIAFALADEGVNLSIFSRSEEEIERTASEIRTRFPLDVLASAADVTNTEQIDRVIEETVKTLGGIDILINNAGGPPFGFFEDFESPDWQNALELNLLSGIYLAKKVVPLMKKRSWGRIVNITSIAVKQPIDGLILSNTSRAGLIGFSKTLSNELAKDNILVNNICPGRIYTDRIKALAEKRAAQSGIEYEEAIEEMEKDIPLRRIGSPEELAALACFLASEKASYMTGTTIQVDGGLLKGLF